One genomic region from Streptomyces sp. NBC_01304 encodes:
- a CDS encoding DUF4331 domain-containing protein has protein sequence MNARVPGVPACAVLIALAVGVLVVPGSGPARAGSHIDAPSAMLDPEINGGDLYAFTSPEAPDTVTFITTYQSLRLPVDGVMPPSTFATKARYDLNIDTRGTGTPDLTYRWTFRDEGERKFFSVLSGRVDSLSSPNLKFKQRYTLEELRPGKPSKVLVEDGIAAPSRSGAAGMPDYTKLREQAVLSLPGGIKTYAGQAADAFFNDAREMAMLKSGVEVPLPFSPLLGTNVTAMAIQVPKKALALGGDPKRNPVLGSWATAARETLDVTRGATSGDQRAEPRYAQVSRMGHVILNEALAPDNYLTPPGLARGLVMGVPGGIADQYNTWKPADDARNEHLLKMITQLKSPPMIHALHPGLARPPGNPRKDMYELLMTGLSSKARCPVGDGTDCPIKRDLNSQLLNADADPSKFTPAEMLRLNMSTPVTGNPRKGGFLDGDPQGFPNGRRLTDDPTHVLVRVAMGEPALTQNASLFGFTLATAPPTRLEASFPYLAVPHGVI, from the coding sequence ATGAACGCACGCGTACCCGGAGTGCCGGCCTGCGCCGTACTCATCGCCCTGGCCGTGGGCGTGCTGGTGGTCCCGGGCAGCGGCCCGGCCCGCGCGGGCAGCCACATCGACGCGCCGTCCGCGATGCTCGACCCCGAGATCAACGGCGGTGACCTGTACGCCTTCACCAGCCCGGAGGCCCCGGACACGGTCACGTTCATCACGACGTACCAGTCGCTGCGGCTGCCCGTGGACGGGGTCATGCCGCCGTCCACGTTCGCCACGAAGGCCCGCTACGACCTCAACATCGACACCCGCGGCACCGGTACCCCCGACCTCACCTACCGCTGGACCTTCCGCGACGAGGGCGAGCGGAAGTTCTTCAGCGTGCTGTCCGGCAGGGTCGACTCGCTCTCCTCCCCGAACCTCAAGTTCAAACAGCGCTACACGCTGGAGGAACTGCGCCCCGGCAAGCCGTCCAAGGTCCTGGTCGAGGACGGCATCGCGGCCCCCAGCCGGTCCGGGGCCGCCGGGATGCCCGACTACACCAAGCTGCGTGAGCAGGCCGTGCTCTCCCTGCCCGGCGGGATCAAGACGTACGCGGGTCAGGCGGCGGACGCCTTCTTCAACGACGCCCGTGAGATGGCGATGCTGAAGAGCGGGGTCGAGGTCCCGCTACCGTTCAGCCCGCTCCTGGGCACCAACGTGACCGCCATGGCCATCCAGGTGCCGAAGAAGGCCCTTGCCCTGGGCGGCGACCCGAAGCGCAACCCGGTCCTCGGCAGCTGGGCCACGGCCGCCCGCGAGACCCTGGACGTGACCCGCGGGGCCACCTCGGGCGACCAGCGCGCCGAGCCGCGCTACGCGCAGGTGTCCCGCATGGGGCACGTCATCCTCAACGAGGCGCTGGCCCCGGACAACTACCTCACCCCGCCCGGCCTCGCCCGCGGCCTGGTCATGGGCGTTCCGGGCGGGATCGCCGACCAGTACAACACCTGGAAGCCGGCCGACGACGCCCGCAACGAGCACCTGCTGAAGATGATTACGCAGCTCAAGTCGCCGCCGATGATCCACGCCCTGCATCCGGGCCTGGCCAGGCCGCCGGGCAATCCGCGCAAGGACATGTACGAGTTGCTCATGACGGGCCTGTCCAGCAAGGCCCGCTGCCCGGTGGGGGACGGCACCGACTGCCCGATCAAGCGCGACCTCAACTCCCAGCTCCTGAACGCCGACGCGGACCCGTCGAAGTTCACCCCGGCCGAGATGCTGCGGCTGAACATGTCGACCCCCGTGACCGGCAATCCGCGCAAGGGCGGGTTCCTGGACGGCGATCCGCAGGGCTTCCCGAACGGACGCCGGCTGACCGACGACCCGACCCATGTCCTGGTCCGCGTCGCCATGGGCGAGCCGGCTCTCACGCAGAACGCCTCCCTGTTCGGCTTCACCCTGGCCACCGCGCCGCCCACCAGGCTCGAGGCGTCCTTCCCCTACCTCGCTGTCCCGCACGGCGTGATCTGA